From the genome of Methanoregula boonei 6A8:
CGTCCCGGTACTGGAACATGGTCCACGGGGCACAACCGGCTGATGTGGAAAAGGATGAAGAAGGCCTGCAGACCATGCGGGTGCTTGCACGGAACATGGCGTTTTTCCTCAAATGCAAGGAAGCTGGTCTTAAGGCCGGTGTACAGCTCCCGGTGCGTGAAGAGAGAGTCTTCACGAATTTTATCCGGGATTAAATTCAGAAGACTGACGCGGGACTGGGGGAGATACTGACGCAATCTCAGAAAAATCCGCTGAAGAGCAGTGAACTCATGAAAGCAGAGAGATAAGGAGGAAAGAACATGGATTCATCAAAAGAGATGCCCGTACCGGCAATCTTCCCGAAAGGGGAGAAGATCTCCGGGGGAGGCATCGTAAATGACCATTTCACCGGGACGGCATGGCTTTCCATGCTTGTTCCCGATGACGGGACCTATCACTGTCCCATCTACAATGTGACGTTTGAGCCGGGTGCACGGAACAACTGGCACAAACATCCCGGCGGACAGATCCTGCTGGTCACTGGAGGCAGGGGGTACTACCAGGAAGAGGGAAAACCTGCACGAGAACTGCATGCCGGGGATGTGGTAACCATCCCCCCTCAGGTAAAACACTGGCATGGCGCTGCGCCGGACAGCGGCTTTGTCCATATCGGGATCACGGCAAACCCCGGGCTCGGAGATGCCCGGTGGCTGGAGCCCGTAACTGATGAGGAATATCAGAAACTTGACTGATAGATCAAACCAGATGTCTGGGGAGAGATAGATCATGAACGTTGAGGGGTCAAAATGCCTGATCGCGTATTTCTCGCGTGCAGGATACAACTATGTCGGCGGGCAGATCGTTAACCTGCCGGTGGGTAACACTGAAGTTGTTGCAAAAATGATCCGGGAACTGAACGGAGGCGACCTGTTTCACATAGAACCGGTGAAAAAGTATCCTGCGGATTATACAGAGACCACTGATGTAGCAAAAGAGGAGCTCCGCACCAGTGCCCGGCCAAAGCTTGCCGGCCATGTGGAGACCGTGGCAGCGTATGATGTTGTTTTTCTCGGCTACCCCAACTGGTGGGGAACAATGCCGATGCCGGTGTTTTCCTTTTTAGAGGAATGCGATCCCGCCGGAAAGACCATTGCCCCGTTCTGCACGCACGAGGGAAGCGGTCTCGGGCACAGTATTGCGGATATCAAAAAAACGTGCCCGCAGTCAACGGTCCTCGATGGTCTTGCCATCCGGGGTGGCACGGTGAAAAACGCCCACGACAACGTGG
Proteins encoded in this window:
- a CDS encoding cupin domain-containing protein gives rise to the protein MDSSKEMPVPAIFPKGEKISGGGIVNDHFTGTAWLSMLVPDDGTYHCPIYNVTFEPGARNNWHKHPGGQILLVTGGRGYYQEEGKPARELHAGDVVTIPPQVKHWHGAAPDSGFVHIGITANPGLGDARWLEPVTDEEYQKLD
- a CDS encoding flavodoxin, whose amino-acid sequence is MNVEGSKCLIAYFSRAGYNYVGGQIVNLPVGNTEVVAKMIRELNGGDLFHIEPVKKYPADYTETTDVAKEELRTSARPKLAGHVETVAAYDVVFLGYPNWWGTMPMPVFSFLEECDPAGKTIAPFCTHEGSGLGHSIADIKKTCPQSTVLDGLAIRGGTVKNAHDNVAGWLREIGMTAKK